The following proteins are co-located in the Haloarcula marismortui ATCC 43049 genome:
- a CDS encoding glycosyltransferase family 4 protein, with product MALPHVATFTDTYLPTVNGVTYTVETWRDRWRDRGGRMDVVYPKSDHDSSENEYPVRSLPFPFYEGFRLGMPQIPKGVRDAELVHAHTPFSLGMAGQRLAGKLDIPFVASYHTPTSEYAEYVSFNGAVESAVRSSAESYERWFLGRADTVIAPSERAATHLRESIGLDTTVTVVPNGVDTTAFEPVDTTAFRERYDLPDGPIVGYTGRHGYEKCLEDIVTACEGLDVTVVFAGDGPARESLEATAEHSDADVRFLGFLDRVELPELYSTLDVFAFPSPVETQGLVALEANCCGTPVAGVDAGALSDTIEDGETGYTYDEGDIDGFRRAIERVLDEQEHLRERCLARRDIISVEHAIDKLADVYDSVL from the coding sequence ATGGCACTGCCGCACGTCGCGACGTTTACCGACACGTACCTCCCGACCGTCAATGGGGTGACCTACACGGTCGAGACGTGGCGGGACCGCTGGCGCGACCGCGGCGGTCGCATGGACGTGGTCTATCCGAAAAGCGACCACGACTCATCCGAAAACGAATACCCTGTCCGGAGCCTTCCGTTCCCGTTCTACGAGGGGTTTCGGCTCGGGATGCCACAGATACCGAAGGGCGTCCGGGACGCCGAACTGGTCCACGCCCACACGCCGTTCAGCCTCGGGATGGCGGGCCAGCGACTCGCAGGGAAACTCGACATCCCGTTCGTCGCGTCGTATCACACGCCCACGAGCGAGTACGCCGAGTACGTCTCGTTCAACGGCGCTGTCGAGTCAGCGGTCCGCTCCAGCGCCGAGAGCTACGAACGCTGGTTCCTGGGCCGTGCCGACACCGTTATCGCGCCAAGCGAGCGCGCAGCGACCCATCTCCGGGAGTCTATTGGCCTCGATACGACAGTGACCGTCGTTCCGAACGGCGTCGACACGACCGCGTTCGAACCGGTCGACACAACTGCGTTCCGGGAGCGCTATGACCTCCCTGACGGTCCTATCGTCGGCTACACCGGCCGCCACGGCTACGAGAAATGCTTGGAGGACATCGTCACCGCCTGCGAGGGGCTGGACGTGACCGTCGTGTTCGCCGGTGACGGGCCGGCCCGCGAGTCACTCGAAGCGACGGCCGAGCACAGCGACGCCGACGTGCGCTTTCTCGGCTTTTTAGACCGCGTGGAGCTCCCCGAACTGTACTCGACGCTCGACGTGTTCGCGTTCCCCAGCCCCGTCGAGACGCAGGGTCTGGTCGCGCTGGAGGCAAACTGCTGTGGGACGCCCGTCGCCGGTGTCGACGCCGGCGCACTCAGCGACACTATCGAGGACGGCGAAACCGGCTACACCTACGACGAAGGCGATATCGACGGCTTCCGTCGAGCTATCGAGCGCGTCCTCGACGAGCAGGAACATCTTCGAGAGCGCTGTCTCGCCCGGCGCGATATTATTAGCGTCGAGCACGCCATCGACAAACTGGCCGACGTGTACGACAGCGTGCTGTAG
- a CDS encoding M48 family metallopeptidase, whose amino-acid sequence MASLLSTTWSLRARLLALVVGLVVFDAVAVAVAYVLGHVAFGLLPLVGYDTGTLFWTMGFDIVPLWPVILVGTPLVLAVQSIYGYRMTLRGAGTTATESRASDPESIDEMRAEVRRSETADRLQGRVARLAQTADMATPDVTVIDAEAPNSYVASRPGEQTLFVTTALVDQLDDAELDAVIAHELAHLKNGDAFVMTAAAFLPTVSALFTRTLGKTVQYSGLCHWFLGGEDRDGTWFAGGNIQIVMLLFAAIAIPVTATLYLASTACYRLLSRIREYAADAGGVAICGSPAALASALETLTDSQRPDTDIRTAETGVRELCVVPHAIAPDEQTPPEGRAERLAHRWRTVTERVLPGSHPAVDDRIDALTERQSTLDQHEQP is encoded by the coding sequence ATGGCTTCCCTCCTGTCCACTACGTGGTCCCTCCGCGCACGCCTCCTCGCGCTCGTAGTGGGACTTGTTGTGTTCGACGCCGTGGCCGTCGCCGTCGCGTACGTGCTGGGTCATGTCGCTTTTGGCCTCCTGCCGCTGGTCGGGTACGACACCGGGACGCTGTTCTGGACGATGGGGTTCGATATCGTGCCGCTGTGGCCCGTTATCCTCGTCGGGACGCCGCTCGTCCTCGCCGTCCAGTCCATCTACGGCTACCGGATGACGCTCCGGGGTGCTGGGACAACTGCAACGGAATCCAGGGCATCCGATCCCGAGTCCATCGATGAGATGCGGGCGGAGGTACGGCGCAGCGAAACCGCCGACCGTCTCCAAGGGCGAGTGGCTCGGTTAGCACAGACGGCAGACATGGCGACACCAGACGTGACGGTTATCGACGCCGAAGCGCCCAACAGCTACGTCGCCAGCCGGCCCGGCGAGCAGACGCTGTTCGTGACCACGGCGCTCGTCGACCAGCTCGACGACGCGGAACTCGACGCCGTCATCGCCCACGAACTGGCCCACCTCAAGAACGGCGACGCGTTCGTCATGACTGCGGCCGCGTTCCTCCCGACCGTCAGCGCGCTGTTTACTCGCACGCTCGGGAAGACAGTGCAGTACTCGGGGCTTTGTCACTGGTTCCTCGGCGGTGAGGACCGGGACGGGACGTGGTTCGCTGGCGGGAACATTCAAATCGTGATGCTGCTCTTTGCTGCCATTGCGATACCGGTCACGGCGACGCTGTATCTCGCTAGCACGGCCTGCTACCGGCTGTTGTCCAGAATCCGGGAGTACGCTGCAGACGCAGGCGGTGTCGCTATCTGTGGCTCCCCGGCGGCACTTGCCAGCGCGCTGGAGACGCTGACAGACAGTCAGCGCCCGGACACAGACATCCGAACCGCCGAGACCGGCGTCCGAGAACTCTGTGTGGTTCCCCACGCCATTGCGCCCGACGAGCAAACTCCGCCAGAGGGACGGGCCGAACGCCTCGCTCATCGCTGGCGAACAGTCACCGAACGTGTGCTACCCGGGTCGCATCCAGCCGTCGACGACCGCATCGATGCCCTGACGGAGCGACAGTCCACCCTCGACCAGCACGAGCAGCCGTGA
- the gatA gene encoding Asp-tRNA(Asn)/Glu-tRNA(Gln) amidotransferase subunit GatA → MTEYNGYVTDETIEGADDGPLAGKTVAVKDNISTEGVRTTCGSAMLEDYVPPYDATVVERLKDAGATIPGKTNMDEFGMGTTTETSAFGAVENPAAEGRVPGGSSGGSAAVVAAGDADLALGSDTGGSIRCPAAFCGVVGIKPTYGLVSRYGLIAYANSLEQIGPIAPSVEGAAELLDVIAGPDEHDATTQEAPEADGSYAAAADGDVDGLSIGVPTELLDGADEAVVETFWDAMDDLEAQGASYHEVDLPSVEHAVEAYYVIAMSEASSNLARFDGVRYGQSGGYDGNWNESFANAREQGFGEEVKRRILLGTYALSAGYHDKYYKKAQDARAWVKQDFDEALDDADVLASPTMPVPPMKRGESLDDPLTMYLADANTTPVNLANLPAISVPAGETDDGLPVGLQLVGPAFGERQIIRAGSALA, encoded by the coding sequence ATGACGGAGTACAACGGCTACGTCACCGACGAGACCATCGAGGGCGCGGATGACGGCCCACTGGCGGGCAAGACCGTCGCGGTCAAGGACAACATCTCCACCGAGGGCGTCCGGACGACCTGTGGCTCGGCGATGCTTGAAGACTACGTGCCGCCGTACGACGCGACGGTCGTCGAGCGGCTGAAAGACGCCGGCGCGACCATCCCCGGCAAGACGAACATGGACGAGTTTGGGATGGGGACGACCACTGAAACGTCAGCGTTCGGGGCCGTCGAGAACCCCGCCGCTGAAGGCCGCGTGCCGGGCGGCTCCTCCGGCGGATCGGCTGCTGTCGTCGCCGCTGGCGACGCTGACCTCGCACTCGGAAGCGACACTGGCGGTTCTATCCGCTGCCCGGCCGCTTTCTGTGGCGTCGTCGGCATCAAGCCGACCTACGGGCTGGTTTCCCGGTACGGCCTCATCGCCTACGCTAACAGCCTCGAACAGATCGGTCCCATCGCGCCGTCTGTTGAGGGCGCTGCGGAACTGCTGGATGTCATCGCCGGGCCCGACGAACACGACGCGACGACGCAGGAAGCGCCCGAGGCCGACGGCTCCTACGCAGCGGCCGCCGACGGTGACGTCGACGGACTCTCTATCGGCGTTCCAACGGAACTGCTTGACGGGGCTGACGAAGCGGTCGTCGAGACGTTCTGGGACGCAATGGACGACCTCGAAGCCCAGGGCGCGAGCTACCACGAGGTCGACCTCCCGTCGGTGGAACACGCCGTTGAGGCGTACTACGTCATCGCCATGTCCGAGGCGTCCTCAAACCTCGCGCGGTTCGACGGCGTCCGCTACGGCCAATCGGGCGGCTACGACGGCAACTGGAACGAGTCCTTCGCGAACGCCCGCGAACAGGGCTTCGGTGAGGAGGTCAAGCGCCGGATTCTCCTCGGAACGTACGCCCTCTCAGCGGGCTACCACGACAAGTACTACAAGAAAGCACAGGACGCCCGCGCGTGGGTCAAACAGGACTTCGACGAGGCGCTTGACGATGCCGACGTGCTCGCCTCGCCGACGATGCCCGTCCCGCCGATGAAACGCGGCGAAAGCCTCGACGACCCGCTCACGATGTATCTGGCCGACGCCAACACGACGCCGGTGAACCTTGCAAACCTTCCGGCTATCTCCGTTCCCGCTGGCGAAACCGACGATGGACTGCCGGTCGGGCTCCAGTTGGTCGGGCCGGCGTTCGGCGAGCGACAGATCATCCGGGCCGGCAGCGCACTGGCATAA
- the gatC gene encoding Asp-tRNA(Asn)/Glu-tRNA(Gln) amidotransferase subunit GatC, whose protein sequence is MSDPAVDPEEVKHVADLARVDLADDEIERFTEQFADILDAFEALDDVPETEREAELSNVMRPDETRESLSQEEALQNASDTEEGQFKGPKVS, encoded by the coding sequence ATGAGCGACCCCGCCGTCGATCCCGAGGAGGTTAAGCACGTCGCCGACCTCGCCCGTGTCGACCTCGCAGACGACGAGATCGAACGGTTCACTGAGCAATTTGCCGACATTCTCGACGCGTTCGAAGCGCTCGACGATGTCCCCGAGACGGAACGAGAGGCCGAACTTTCGAACGTGATGCGCCCCGACGAGACACGAGAGAGCCTCTCGCAAGAGGAGGCGCTCCAGAACGCCAGCGACACCGAAGAAGGGCAGTTCAAGGGGCCGAAGGTGTCGTAA
- a CDS encoding transcription initiation factor IIB, which translates to MTDTSIRRYSNERETETEQTEEEESESLVCPECSGALLSDSERGETVCEDCGLVVEEDEIDPGPEWRAFDSKEKDEKSRVGAPTTNMMHDKGLSTNIGWQDKDAYGNSLSSRQREKMQRLRTWNERFRTRDSKERNLKQALGEIDRMASALGLPENVRETASVIYRRALDEDLLPGRSIEGVSTASLYAAARQAGTPRSLDEIAGVSRVEKDEIARTYRYVVRELSLEIQPADPESYVPRFASDLDLSEEVERRARQLLQNAKQEGVHSGKSPVGLAAAAVYAASLLTNEKVTQSQVSEVANISEVTIRNRYHELLEAEDNIHP; encoded by the coding sequence ATGACCGATACCAGCATCCGCCGATACTCGAACGAGCGCGAGACGGAGACAGAGCAGACGGAGGAAGAGGAGTCGGAGTCACTCGTCTGTCCGGAGTGTAGCGGTGCGTTACTCTCCGACAGCGAGCGCGGTGAAACGGTGTGTGAAGACTGTGGGCTAGTCGTCGAAGAAGACGAGATCGACCCCGGTCCCGAGTGGCGCGCGTTCGATTCGAAAGAGAAAGACGAGAAGTCCCGCGTTGGCGCGCCGACGACGAACATGATGCACGACAAGGGCCTCTCGACGAACATCGGCTGGCAAGACAAGGACGCCTACGGCAACTCCCTGTCCTCGCGCCAGCGCGAGAAGATGCAGCGTCTGCGGACCTGGAACGAGCGGTTCCGCACCCGCGACTCCAAAGAACGCAACCTCAAACAGGCCCTCGGTGAGATTGACCGGATGGCTTCGGCGCTCGGACTGCCAGAGAACGTCCGCGAGACAGCTAGCGTCATCTATCGTCGCGCACTGGACGAGGACCTGCTGCCCGGCCGTTCCATCGAAGGCGTCTCGACGGCGTCACTGTACGCCGCCGCGCGCCAGGCCGGCACGCCGCGGTCGCTCGACGAGATTGCAGGCGTGTCCCGCGTCGAGAAAGACGAGATCGCGCGGACCTACCGCTACGTCGTCCGGGAACTCAGCCTCGAAATCCAGCCGGCCGACCCCGAGAGCTACGTCCCGCGGTTCGCGTCAGACCTCGACCTCTCCGAGGAGGTCGAACGGCGCGCCCGCCAGCTCCTCCAGAACGCCAAGCAAGAGGGCGTCCACTCCGGGAAGTCCCCGGTCGGCCTCGCCGCTGCGGCGGTGTACGCCGCTTCACTGCTCACCAATGAGAAGGTGACCCAGAGTCAGGTCAGCGAAGTCGCCAACATCTCCGAGGTTACCATCCGCAACCGCTACCACGAACTGCTGGAAGCAGAGGACAACATCCACCCCTAA
- a CDS encoding NUDIX hydrolase — METTRHFVATVYVVSDGSVALHEHSKLDMWLPAGGHIDRDELPHEAALRETREELGLDVDLIAPQQDIESETVQSMPQPQHFLLEDINVNAEGDVGHQHIDFIFYGRTDSRDITPGPGEQPADDWEWFSADELQARSEELPADVVEVGQRAIESVREA, encoded by the coding sequence ATGGAGACCACTCGGCATTTTGTCGCCACCGTCTACGTTGTTAGCGATGGTTCCGTCGCGCTCCACGAGCACAGTAAGCTCGATATGTGGCTGCCCGCTGGCGGCCACATCGACCGCGACGAACTCCCTCACGAGGCCGCGCTGCGCGAGACCCGAGAGGAATTGGGCCTCGATGTGGACCTCATCGCACCACAACAGGACATCGAGAGCGAGACTGTTCAGTCGATGCCCCAGCCACAGCATTTCCTGCTCGAGGACATCAACGTCAACGCAGAGGGCGATGTCGGCCACCAGCACATCGACTTCATCTTCTATGGCCGGACGGACAGCCGCGACATCACACCGGGGCCGGGCGAACAGCCAGCTGACGACTGGGAATGGTTCTCTGCTGATGAGTTACAGGCCCGAAGTGAGGAACTCCCGGCAGATGTCGTCGAGGTCGGCCAGCGAGCAATCGAATCCGTCCGCGAGGCGTAG
- a CDS encoding asparagine synthase C-terminal domain-containing protein: MQGADADTVADALASDDALPGAGGFAGELDGTLVRDVLGRYPLFVERAVSDEARLDPGQWSHDPTALADPRSFPAGHIRNESGTQQRWSLPSLDPFGDRETAIETVGETVETSIDAVDTDSLAIAFSGGVDSALLAARLDAPLYVAGFPDSHDIEAARSAAELLGTEVRVVELTHDAIERAVPEIARATARTNAMDVQIALPLYLVAERVAGDGFDRLALGQGADELFGGYAKVAKAPEDPRVEADTVRGAQREVIASLPDQLERDVLALRAAGVEPVTPLLHDRVIGAALRLDGDLLVDGETRKVALRAAARESLPDEIADRDKKAAQYGSLAARELDRLARQAGYKRRMDDHVTQYVESLVE, encoded by the coding sequence ATGCAGGGAGCCGATGCGGACACCGTCGCCGACGCCCTCGCAAGCGACGACGCGCTCCCGGGTGCTGGCGGCTTCGCGGGCGAACTTGACGGAACGCTCGTCCGCGACGTTCTCGGACGGTACCCGCTGTTCGTGGAGCGTGCCGTTTCTGACGAGGCGCGGCTTGACCCCGGACAGTGGAGCCACGACCCGACGGCGCTGGCCGACCCGCGGTCGTTCCCTGCCGGCCATATTCGAAACGAGAGCGGGACCCAACAGCGGTGGTCGCTCCCGTCGTTGGACCCGTTCGGAGACCGTGAAACAGCTATCGAGACGGTCGGTGAGACTGTCGAGACGAGCATTGACGCTGTCGACACTGACTCTCTCGCAATCGCCTTTTCTGGCGGCGTGGACTCGGCGCTGCTCGCGGCCCGACTCGACGCGCCGCTGTACGTCGCCGGGTTCCCGGACAGCCACGATATCGAGGCGGCGCGGTCAGCCGCCGAACTGCTGGGGACCGAGGTCCGCGTGGTCGAACTCACCCACGACGCCATCGAACGGGCCGTCCCCGAGATCGCTCGCGCCACCGCACGCACGAACGCGATGGACGTACAGATAGCGCTCCCGCTGTACCTCGTCGCCGAGCGGGTTGCCGGAGACGGTTTCGACCGACTGGCGCTCGGCCAGGGAGCCGACGAGCTGTTCGGCGGCTACGCGAAAGTCGCCAAGGCTCCAGAAGACCCTCGCGTCGAGGCCGACACCGTCCGCGGGGCTCAGCGGGAGGTCATCGCCTCGCTCCCCGACCAACTGGAGCGGGACGTGCTCGCCTTGCGGGCCGCCGGCGTCGAGCCGGTAACGCCGCTGTTACACGACCGCGTTATTGGTGCCGCGCTCCGACTGGACGGCGACCTGCTCGTCGACGGCGAGACGCGAAAGGTCGCGCTCCGGGCGGCGGCCCGGGAATCGCTCCCGGACGAGATTGCGGACCGGGATAAAAAGGCCGCCCAGTACGGCTCGCTTGCCGCCCGAGAACTCGACCGGCTGGCGCGACAGGCCGGCTACAAGCGCCGGATGGACGACCACGTTACCCAGTACGTCGAATCGCTCGTGGAGTGA
- a CDS encoding PHP domain-containing protein: protein MQSVELHAHSSLSYDGRDPVELLLEQASGVGLDALAVTDHDEIDASLRAAELAPEYGLVGIPGMEVTCAAGHVLALGIQEAIPPHLPFDETLDRIREQGGLAVVPHPFQESRHGVLEHISKDELATADAIEVYNSRLLTGRSNRQAERFARRRGLPMTAGSDAHIAEMVGQAVTNVGTDERTVEAILDAIREGKTTVEGKRTPWRISFRQAAGGAKRRVKNGIAELLQ from the coding sequence GTGCAGTCGGTTGAGCTACACGCGCATTCGTCGCTGTCGTACGACGGCCGGGACCCGGTCGAGCTTCTCTTAGAGCAAGCCAGCGGCGTCGGTCTGGACGCGCTGGCCGTGACTGACCACGACGAAATCGACGCCAGCCTCCGGGCGGCCGAACTCGCCCCGGAGTACGGTCTCGTCGGGATTCCCGGGATGGAAGTCACGTGTGCCGCCGGACACGTCCTCGCTCTGGGGATTCAGGAGGCGATTCCGCCACACCTCCCGTTCGATGAGACGCTTGACCGCATCCGCGAGCAGGGCGGGCTCGCAGTCGTTCCCCATCCGTTTCAGGAGTCCCGCCACGGCGTGTTAGAACACATCTCGAAAGACGAACTCGCGACTGCCGACGCCATCGAAGTGTACAACTCGCGGCTGCTGACCGGACGGTCGAATCGACAGGCCGAGCGGTTCGCGCGACGGCGGGGGCTGCCGATGACCGCCGGCAGCGACGCCCACATCGCGGAGATGGTCGGGCAGGCGGTCACCAACGTCGGCACGGACGAGCGGACAGTCGAAGCGATTCTCGACGCCATCCGTGAGGGCAAGACGACCGTCGAGGGCAAGCGGACGCCGTGGCGAATCAGCTTCCGGCAGGCCGCCGGCGGGGCGAAGCGACGGGTCAAGAACGGCATCGCGGAGCTCCTACAGTGA
- a CDS encoding TIGR04347 family pseudo-SAM/SPASM protein, which translates to MISVSKLLCDLDAEGDGLRYDAANESTKRQIRDKKQRRPVVVWNVTKQCNLYCDHCYAAADTEIADGELSTAEGKALLDDLADYGAPVVLFSGGEPLVRQDLEELVAYANEVGVRPVLSTNGTLITEERAQSLKDAGLKYAGVSVDGLPERNDDFRGVDGAFEGAVQGIENCLDAGLKTGLRYTITERNAADLEGVVDLLTDVGVDRFCFYHLDYGGRGTEIVDADLTPEARREAVKRVCDMTREYHDRGEEIETLLVGNYADAAYLVEYAREHMSDAQAKRVYEYLQVNGGDPTGERVADVDYQGNVHLTQFWQGYSLGNVRDRSFGAIWEDESNPLLSALRNREEHLTGKCADCRYAGVCRGASRLRALTVEDDLFAPDPQCYLEDTEVHGPAPFDTGENSLASGSSAD; encoded by the coding sequence ATGATTTCGGTCTCGAAACTGCTCTGTGACCTCGACGCTGAGGGGGACGGGCTCCGATACGACGCGGCAAACGAGTCGACCAAACGCCAGATACGGGACAAAAAGCAGCGCCGACCCGTTGTCGTCTGGAACGTCACCAAGCAGTGCAACCTCTACTGTGACCACTGTTATGCCGCCGCCGACACGGAAATCGCCGATGGCGAGCTTTCGACCGCGGAAGGGAAGGCGCTGCTCGATGACCTCGCCGACTACGGCGCGCCGGTGGTGCTGTTCTCCGGCGGCGAGCCGCTCGTCCGGCAGGACCTCGAAGAACTGGTCGCCTACGCGAACGAGGTCGGCGTCCGACCGGTGCTTTCGACCAACGGGACACTCATCACCGAGGAACGCGCCCAGTCGCTGAAAGACGCCGGGCTGAAATACGCCGGCGTCTCCGTCGACGGCCTGCCGGAGCGAAACGACGACTTCCGCGGGGTTGACGGCGCGTTCGAGGGCGCAGTCCAGGGAATCGAGAACTGCCTCGACGCGGGCCTGAAGACGGGCCTCCGGTACACCATCACCGAGCGCAACGCCGCGGACCTAGAGGGCGTCGTTGACCTGCTAACCGACGTTGGCGTGGACCGTTTCTGCTTCTACCACCTAGATTACGGCGGCCGCGGAACTGAGATTGTCGACGCTGACCTCACGCCCGAGGCCCGCCGGGAGGCAGTGAAGCGAGTCTGTGACATGACCCGCGAGTACCACGACCGCGGCGAAGAAATCGAGACGCTACTGGTCGGGAACTACGCCGACGCGGCCTACCTCGTCGAGTACGCTCGCGAACACATGAGCGACGCGCAGGCAAAGCGGGTGTACGAGTACCTGCAGGTCAACGGCGGGGACCCGACCGGCGAACGCGTCGCCGACGTGGACTATCAGGGCAACGTCCACCTCACGCAGTTCTGGCAGGGGTACTCGCTGGGGAACGTTCGGGACCGCTCGTTCGGCGCTATCTGGGAGGACGAGTCGAACCCGCTGCTTTCGGCGCTTCGGAACCGCGAAGAGCATCTCACGGGGAAATGCGCCGACTGCCGCTACGCCGGGGTCTGCCGCGGGGCGTCCCGACTCCGGGCGCTCACCGTCGAAGACGACCTGTTCGCCCCGGACCCGCAGTGTTACCTGGAAGACACTGAGGTCCACGGGCCGGCGCCGTTTGACACCGGTGAGAACTCGCTGGCGAGCGGGAGTTCGGCCGACTGA
- a CDS encoding Htur_1727 family rSAM-partnered candidate RiPP translates to MEEFDHEVDAPRGATSREWEVFVREDTADPLTHVGSVSAPSVDIAREQAASLFARTAVTLWLCPADKTRRYQTDETTLGTGKTEDDATMSVDEMESETLRGENR, encoded by the coding sequence ATGGAAGAGTTCGACCACGAGGTAGACGCCCCGCGTGGCGCAACGAGTCGCGAGTGGGAGGTGTTCGTCCGCGAGGACACGGCGGACCCGCTCACTCACGTCGGCAGTGTCAGCGCGCCGTCCGTCGACATCGCCCGGGAGCAGGCCGCGTCGCTGTTCGCACGGACCGCCGTCACGCTGTGGTTGTGTCCCGCCGACAAGACCCGCCGCTACCAGACGGACGAGACGACGCTTGGGACGGGAAAGACGGAGGACGACGCTACCATGAGCGTCGACGAGATGGAATCGGAGACGCTCCGGGGTGAAAACCGATGA
- a CDS encoding cytochrome c biogenesis CcdA family protein, translating into MAAVSLLASFAAGAVTVFTPCCLPVLPPLLSGSVGHRLKPLTIVAGSIVSFTLVGLLTGYLGTLTSDSLRAPAFLIIIAFGAVMADDDLHEAYAATASKISGRVDGISVLSSAAHPLAAGFTLGLVIGILWLPCVGPVLGAVLAYAGTTGDVSQSGLLLFSYGAGFGLPMLGVAYGSKVAGGRVRDALPGVEQTETVRRLAGYLLLLSGVALLFQLDRVLLSNI; encoded by the coding sequence ATGGCAGCGGTTTCGCTTCTCGCGTCGTTTGCCGCCGGTGCCGTGACTGTCTTTACGCCGTGTTGCCTCCCGGTGCTTCCGCCGCTCCTATCGGGGAGCGTGGGCCATCGGCTGAAACCGCTCACGATTGTCGCCGGGAGCATCGTCTCGTTTACGCTCGTCGGCCTGCTCACGGGCTATCTGGGAACGCTCACGTCCGACTCGCTTCGGGCGCCCGCGTTCCTCATCATCATCGCCTTCGGCGCGGTCATGGCCGATGACGACCTCCACGAAGCGTACGCGGCGACCGCGTCGAAAATCTCGGGACGGGTCGACGGTATCAGCGTCCTCTCGAGTGCGGCCCACCCGCTCGCCGCCGGGTTCACGCTCGGACTCGTTATCGGGATCCTCTGGTTGCCGTGCGTCGGCCCGGTTCTGGGTGCCGTGTTGGCGTATGCGGGAACGACTGGCGATGTCTCACAGAGTGGTCTCCTGCTGTTCAGTTACGGTGCCGGATTCGGCCTCCCGATGCTCGGTGTTGCCTACGGAAGCAAGGTCGCCGGCGGACGGGTCAGAGACGCACTCCCGGGCGTCGAACAGACGGAAACGGTCCGTCGTCTCGCCGGGTATCTCTTGCTACTGAGTGGTGTCGCGCTGCTGTTCCAGCTAGACCGCGTCTTGCTCTCGAATATCTGA
- the ccmA gene encoding heme ABC exporter ATP-binding protein CcmA, which produces MAFLSLSTVSKYFGPKVGVEGITIDVSRGETVLLFGHNGSGKTTLLRLLATLTRPSEGTISLQGTEFSRDRPTQRGELGFVAHETYLYEQLTALENLRLHARLHGVDPNRCEAQLDAVGLTDRGTDPVSEFSHGMAKRLALARATLHDPALLLLDEPFTGLDEESLLRVTDQLRELEETTVVFATHDVDRGFRYADRVLVLDGGQLVRDIDTAECPGPDAIKQQYVNAPRQS; this is translated from the coding sequence ATGGCCTTCCTCTCGCTGTCTACAGTCTCAAAGTATTTCGGCCCAAAGGTCGGTGTTGAGGGGATTACTATCGACGTGAGCCGCGGCGAGACGGTGCTTCTGTTCGGTCACAACGGGTCAGGCAAGACCACGTTACTCAGACTTCTGGCGACGCTGACCCGGCCGAGCGAAGGGACGATTTCCCTGCAAGGCACCGAGTTCTCCCGCGACCGGCCGACACAGCGCGGGGAACTCGGGTTCGTCGCCCACGAGACGTATCTGTATGAACAGCTGACTGCCCTTGAGAACCTTCGCCTGCACGCCCGGTTACATGGGGTTGACCCGAACCGATGTGAGGCCCAACTGGACGCTGTCGGGCTCACCGATAGAGGGACCGACCCCGTAAGCGAGTTCTCCCACGGCATGGCAAAGCGGCTCGCACTCGCCCGGGCGACGCTGCACGACCCCGCGCTGTTGTTACTTGACGAGCCGTTCACCGGGCTCGACGAGGAGTCACTGCTGCGGGTGACGGATCAGCTACGCGAACTGGAGGAGACGACAGTCGTCTTTGCGACACACGACGTGGACCGCGGGTTCCGCTACGCCGACCGGGTGCTCGTGCTCGACGGCGGACAGCTCGTCCGGGATATCGACACGGCCGAGTGTCCCGGGCCGGACGCGATCAAACAACAGTACGTGAACGCACCTCGACAATCATGA